The Proteiniphilum propionicum genome contains the following window.
GCTGAGGGGGTATCTTTGACGTAGATGCAAGAAGCATCCGGCTTGAAGAGGAAGAGCTGCGTACCCAGTCACCCGATTTCTGGAGCGACACCAAAGCGGCAGAAGCACAGATGAAAGTGGTAAGGGAACTAAAATTCTGGCTTAATGCCTACAACGAGGTAAAGGCTGCTGTGGATGAGCTGCAGCTTGCTTATGACTTTATGAAGGAAGGTGTTGTATCTGAGGAGGAGGCAGACGTCATTTATGCAAAAGCCCTCAAAATAATTGAGGACCTGGAACTTAAAAACATGCTTCGGCGTGAAGAGGATCAGCTTGGCGCCGTTTTAAAGGTCAATGCCGGTGCTGGCGGGACAGAGAGCCAGGACTGGGCCTCCATGCTTTTCCGAATGTACCAGCGATGGTGTGAGGACAAAAATTATAAGACCACTGTAACCAACTGGCAGGATGGCGATGATGCAGGTATCAAGACCGCAACCCTGCAGGTGGAGGGCGATCTGGCCTATGGCTTCCTGAAAAGTGAAAACGGTGTTCACAGACTCGTGCGTGTATCCCCTTATAATGCACAGGGTAAACGTATGACATCCTTTGCTTCGGTATTCGTTGTTCCTCTGGTTGACGATACTATAGAGATAGAAGTAAATCCGGCGAACTTAAGCTGGGACACCTTCCGCTCTTCGGGAGCAGGAGGACAGAATGTGAACAAGGTGGAGACCGGTGTCAGGTTGCATTATCTATACAAAGACCCCGATACAGGTGAAGAGCAGGAGATAGTGATTGAGAATACCGAGAGCCGTTCGCAGATGGGCAACCGTGAAAACGCTATGCGACTGCTTAAGTCACAGCTTTACGAGATGGAACTTGAAAAGCGCCGCTCAGCTCAAGCTGCCATTGAGGCGGGCAAAAAGAAAATAGAATGGGGATCACAGATTCGCAGTTATGTCTTTGATGACAGGCGAGTGAAAGACCACCGTACCAACTACCAGACATCAGACGTAAATGGGGTGATGGATGGCGACCTGGATGAATTCATCAAAGCCTATTTAATGGAATATGGAGGCAGCCTGTAACTGCCTCTTCCAAAAGGCCGACAAAAATTGAATATCCAGAGCGCGATGCAATTGAGAACTGGTAGATGCAATTGAGAACTGGTAACTGTTTGCAAATTTGTTTTCACCCGGAAGATAGTGTTAACGGGTGGAGTCCGCCGATACAGATAATCCGAAAAGGGCATAATCATATTTTACCGGATCGTCAGGATCAAGCAACCTCAGGTTTTCGGTAAGCTCAATTGCTGTTTTCCAATCAGTCTGTTTACGGGTAATCAGCCCCAAGCTCCGTGCGGTTCTGTCGACATGCAAATCAACGGGGCAAATAAGCTCACTCTGCGGAATCCTTTTCCAAAGGCCAAAATCCACACCGTTACTATCGGTTCGCACCATCCACCGCAGGAACATATTCAACCGCTTGCAGGCAGAGTTGCGGGCAGGAGTTGCCACATGCTTCCTGGTACGTGCAGGTGCGTCAGGATGATTGAAAAACGCTTGTTCAAAACTGATGAGTGATTTTTCAATAGAGATGAACATTCCTCCGTTAAGAAATGCATCTTCAAGACTGTCATAAATGGTATAATGATGATGTAAGAAACTTACAAAGTAAAGCAGATCGGTATCGTTAAAGGTGCGATGTTTAAAACCAAGCAGATTTTTCAGATCCCGGTCGCTGTGTTCCATAATAAACCGGTAGGGTTCGTTTCCAAACCTCTCAACAAGCTCTTTACATTTTGAAATAATCGTTTTTCTCTGTCCCCACGCAAGTGTTGCAGCAAAGAAGCCAATTATTTCGCGGTCTTTTTTTGCAGAAAATAAGTGGGGAATTGAAATAGGATCATTTTCTATAAATGAGACTTGATTATACTGATTGGATTTCTCGTCAAGGAATTTTTTCAAATTAAACATTATGAGATAAAATTATTCGATGCAAAAATAGCTCTATTTCTTAAAAAACCTTACATTTGCAATAACAATTTATTTTTTGAATTTGTATCTGTTTTTAATGAGACCTAACATATACACTGTAATACCCAGCCTGAAGAACCTTTTCCTTTTCTTCATCTCTCTATTCCCGTACACTGTTTCAGGGCAGATAAGCTATGGAGGGATGCCACTTCCATTCCATGCTGATGCTGGCGCACGCGCTATTGCTCCGGCAACGGATTTTTTCATTGAGATGCCCTCTTTTGATACGCAGGCAGCATTAAGGCGCTCAGAACAGGATCGGTCTAAATTCAAAAGCCTTGAGTTTGCTCATAAATTTCACGTACACCTTAGACCCGACAATTCAGGTATCATTTTCTCTGCTGGAGGCATGAAAGTGTGGCGTGTCGGCATCCGCTCGAAAGGAGCTTACTCCCTGAATATATTTTTCTCTAAATTCAAGCTTCCAGCTGGAGCAAAAGTGTTTATCTATAACTCAGGTCAGACAGAAGTACTGGGATCTTATACCGAGAAAAACAACACAGAATTAAACATGCTCCCTGTTCAACCCCTTGGAGGAGATGAGTTAATTGTGGAGTATCAGGAGCCGCAGGATGCAACATTCAGCGGAGAGATTGAGATAGGTGAGGTAAATCACGATTTTATGGGTATTTTCAGGGCTACAGAACCAAGGGACCCGGAACAGAGCTGTCATCCCAATTTAGTATGTTACCCGGAGAATATTCAGCCTGGCAGCGGCATTGTTGCGCTTATTATTAACGGAACGACCTACTGCACCGGTTCTCTTATAAACAATACATCTGATGAGTTAATACCATATTTAATAACTGCCACCCACTGCCTTAACAAAGACTATAATGCATCATTCCTTGCAAACAGAAAATATGATCTCGTTGCTGGCAGCATTGTCGCCTTTTTCAATTATAACTCACCTGTCTGCTCCACTGATATCCGGGGCCCTCTGCAAATGACAATGGCTTCGGCCGATTCGGTACTTATCAGTGAACGGCACGATATCTCACTTTTGAAACTGAAACAAGCCCCACCAAAAGAGTACCAGCCATACTACCTGGGATGGAATACAAACACTGCTCCTTCTGCACCCTTTCATGGATTGCATCATCCTAACGGGGGTATAAAGAAAGTTGCTATCGGAACAAGGTCTCTGAGCATCGGATCATTTGATGATCCTAAATACAATATGGAACCTAACTCTTTTTGGGTGATTAATGAATGGGATACAGGCTCAACCGAAGGTGGCTCGTCAGGATCTCCGCTGCTGGACAGAGATAAAAGAATTGTCGGCACACTCACAGGAGGTGTCTCTCAGTGTTCATCACCACGTGGCCCCGATATATATGCCTCTCTTTACAGATTCTGGAATGTTCAGGGATCGCTTAATAATCCAAACCCTATCAGTTATTACCTTGACCCGGTAAATTCGCAAGCAACGCAAATGGATGGGTATAATCCAAACGCCAACAGTCCGCTCACAAGGAGCCATAACTTTATTTATGATGAAAAAATATTGCAGTCCTATTTTCAGTCCATCCCTATGTTTGCTACAAACAACACATACGGGTACAGTGAGTTTGCAGAAGAGTTTTCTGCAAAAGCCGATACCCGGCTCCAAGGTGTGTTTATATCATCTCCGGCAACAGACAAAATCCTGAACATGAACATTCGTATAAGGGTCTACTCAGGCGAAAACGGCCCTGAAAGGCTGCTATATGAACAGCCTTTTAATTACGGTTTCATGTTTTTCAGTAATTCAGGTTTCCCGGTTGCACCACGCGATATGAGGCACAGTGTGGAAAACTACATAAAATTCATCAATCCTGTAACCGTCTCTGGCAGATTTTATATCTCCTACTATGAAACAAAAGGAATAGCTGACGGCTTCTCAGCCTTCAACATTGAACCCAGAAAAATTGGTTCCGGAATGATCTGCACTTCCTGGATGAGAAACAGTATGGGTTGGGTAAGATCGTCAGAAAACATTGAAAATCCAGTTAATACCTCATTCATGATTATTCCCTATACATCAGGGAAGGAATCCGTAGCTGTTACACCTGAGAAGGAAGAGCCGATACTTACAGCATATCATTCAAGGGAGGTGAAGAGGATATTCATAGAATCGAACTACGACATAATTGAATGGGAAATATATTACTCTTCGGGACAGAAAATCTATCATGAAAAGGCAGATCTAAGTATAAACAGAGTCTCCTATTCATCGGGACACCTGCCCGGAGGAGTCTATATTGTAAAGGTAAAAACTATTGATGGTATAACAAGATCGAGAAAAGTACTGGTTATGTAACAAGACCGGACTAATTATACCGGCTCACTTCGGCAGTGGTTGCTTTTTCACCCTCTTCCGGTGCTTCTTCCTGCCCCTCTTCAGCCACTCTGTCCATTAGTTGATTAATGCGATCTTCATCATCAATAACCACTTGTACCGCCTCGCCATTCTCATCTGAACCCTTTACCAGGTTATCAGCGGAGAGGCTGCAATCCTTTTTACCGATCTGCTCTTTCAAGTAATTTGATATAACACTGCTTCCCTCTCCTGAATCCTCTGCACGCGAATATTCTTGTTTTCCCACTTCTGGCTTTACTTCAGGAACTGGCACCACTTTTTTACCCACTATCAACTGGTCTCCAATTCCTATTCTTGTTGAGCTCAGCCCGTTCCAAAACTGAATTTGAGACACTTTCACACCATTACGCTGTGCAATTTTTCCAAGTGTATCTCCTTTTCTTACCCGATAATATAGATTCTCCGTGCGTGTAACGCCGGCAGAGGCTTCTGATGCCTCTGTGGATACCTGTTCTGCATTTTCGGTTTTGGATATTTCCTCTGCCCGTTTGCCCACTATCAGCTGTTTTCCAATACTCAGTCTGTCTGATTTAAGCCCGTTCCATGATTTAAGCTGTGCCAGGGTAATGCCGTTTCTCCCGGCAATGGCAGAAAGGTTGTCCCCCTTTTTCACACGGTAGTAAATGTTTGCCGTATTTCCCGACCCTGAAGATACCGATCCGTTCAGATAGTTTTCGGTGTTGACTCTGTGAGTAAGAAATCTTCCTCTTTCAAAATTTACTATCGAGTCATTTTTATCGATATAAGAATACATTTTTTCAGTGGGAAGCACCAAAGCATATGGTTTGAAGTTACCGGGAATAATATCTTTCTTGAACTGCGGGTTAAGCCTTCTCAACTCGCTTACGGGCAGATCAAGCACCCCTGCAATCTGCTCGAAATGGATCCGCTCATTTACCTGAATCGTATCCAATGCAGTGTTTGCACCTGAAAGGTGTACCGGGCAGATGTTATGGTCTGCATAATAATTCATAATGTAATTGGCTGCAATAAAGGCAGGAACATACCCTCTTGTCTCTCGTGGCAAAAGGTAATATATTTCCCAATAATCATGTTTTCCACCACTTCGGGCTATAGCTTTATTCACACTGCCCGGTCCGCAGTTGTATGCTGCGATGACCAGGTTCCAGTCCCCATAAATAGCGTACAGATCCTTCAGATATTGTACTGCAGCCTCAGTGGCCTTGTAAGGATCCCTCCTCTCATCGACCAGGCTGTTTACTTCCAACCCATATCCTTTACCGGTACGAAGCATAAACTGCCACAGCCCTGTAGCACCGGCACGTGATACAGCAACCGGATTCAGTGCCGACTCAATGACCGGCAGGTATTTCAGTTCCAGAGGCAGGCCATGCCTGTCCAAAGCCTGTTCAAACATAGGAAAATAGTAGTCCCCCAGGGCAAGCATATATGCCACTTGCTCCCTTTTCCGGATGGCATACATCTCGATATAGTTTTTCACCACGCTGTTGAACGAGACCTCCATCACCGTCGGCAACTGGTAAAGCCTTTTTATAAAAACAGTATCGTGAAAAGTAACATTCTCCCCACGTTTACAATCAACATTTGCTTTTGAGAGATCGAGCTGCCAGTTGTGCAGCAGGTCACTAAGCTTTTCAGTCATACTTTCGGGATAAACAATCTCGTTGTCTTTTATTTCCCTGGAGGTTGCATGGCCGTTTTCCTGAGCTGTCAGTGCAGCACTAATCAACAAACATATCAGTGTAACTAATAAATTTTTCTTCATAAGATAAGATTACCACTCCTTAAAATATGGAGTTGACATTTAAATAGTTAGAAATTAAAACTCCACTGCACTCCCAATGATGAGCTTCCATTATAACCGTACCTCTCGTCTTTAACCATCACCGGTGCCACACGCATTGACAAATCGGGGCTTATGTCGAAATCAAACAACTGGGCATCTACATATGCATCCACAATAGCTATCAGATACAAGGCAAATGTTCCAATAATACTAAAATCTCTGTAATAGCGATAATAGTCCTTACGCTGTTTCAAAACATCAGTAAACCAACGTATATCTGTAGTTGCAGGATCCTGGCCATATGGCAGCATGTTATGCCAACGGTTGGTATCAGGGTTATCATCCATGATATCCTGATATGCTCCCAGGTAATCACGGTAATACCCATTGTTCCAGGTGATAGCATACGTAAATCCGACAAAGCCTCCGTACAAAATTGGCAATTTCCAGTACTTCCTGTTATATATCTGTCCTAATCCGGGGAACAATGCCGAGAAGATAACTGCTTTTCGCGGTGTTGGCTTAAACCGGTATGAAGGTGTGAAAAAAGAGTCACTGGTGGAGCCATCAATCAAGAAGCTATCTCTAAACTTAATGGTATCTTCCTTAACATGCACAGCTGAATCTTTGGTAATTATGCTTGCCGTAACCACTGTTTGCTGCGGCACAGTAAGAGTGGATGTGTCAGAAGGCCGGATAGCCTTCACTGAATCCTCAATAATAACTTGAGCCGAATCCTGTCGCTGTTGCAGTAAATTAATCTGCGAATAGGCTTTGACATAACAAAAAACAGAGAACAGGCATACAAGAACAGGGGCAAGCTTCATCATCGGCCTATTTTTTCATTTTATCAAACATCACTATAATACGCTCCAGATCTTCTGGCGACTCAAATGGAATAGTGATCTTCCCTTTTCCCCGTTTGTTGAGGGTGAACTGCACATCGGTTTTAAAATAGGAGGAAAGGTGCTGTTTTAAAGCGTCAAAATCGTCAGGTAGCATCTGTTTTACCGCAGGTTTCCTTTTTTGTGACTTGCTGCCACCTGAAGAGATCGACTTAGGAATGGGTTCCCCGTCACTGAATTCCCTCACAATTGTTTCCACTTTCCGTACCGATAACTCCTCATCGAGAATCAGATTGTAAAGCGAGAGCTGTGCCACAGGATCGTTCATTGTAACTAGTGCACGGGCATGCCCCATATCAATCTTCTTGTTTTTTACCCCCATTTGCACTTCGGCAGGAAGCTTCAAAAGTCGCAGATAATTGGCAACAGTAGCCCTTTTTTTACCCACTCTCTCGCTCAGTTGCTCCTGTGTAAGAGACATTGTGTCTATAAGAGTTTGATAAGCAAGTGCAATCTCAATTGAGTTAAGGTCTTCACGCTGAATATTCTCAATCAGCGCCATTTCCATTATATCATCATCATCAACCGTTTTTATATAGGCCGGTATTGTTGACAACCCTGCCAGCTGTGAAGCGCGGTAGCGACGCTCTCCGGCAATAATCTGATATTCGTCTTCATCCAGTTTTCTTAAAGTAACGGGTTGAATAACGCCAATGGATTTTATGGAAGCCGATAACTCTATCAATGCGTCCTCATCGAACACCCGGCGTGGTTGATCGGGATTGGGAATAATCTTACCCAACTCCACCTCACTGATAGAAGAAGAGCCCTTTGTCTCACCATCGTTAAAAGTGATCAAAGCATCCAATCCTCTTCCTAATGCATTCTTTTTCGCCATAATATATACCCTGATAATTTTCCGGTCTATGCTTTTCTAAATCGATAATTCAAATAACAAACATAAAAACCAAAGTGCACAAAGTTATGAATTTTTTTCGATTAGCTCCTGGGCAAGTTGCATATGATTGACAGCTCCCCTTGATCCTGCATCATACATCAAAGCCGGTATAGCATGGCTCTGCGACTCGCTTAGTGTAATGTTGCGTTGAATAACGGTAGTGAAAACCAACTCTTTAAAGTGATGCTTAACCTCTTCATAAATCTGGTTATGAAGTCGAAGACGCGAATCATACATAGTTAGAACAAAGCCTTCTATCTCGAGCTTGGTATTTAGTTTTGACTTAATGATCTTTATCGTATTCAACAGTTTGCTTAACCCTTCAAGTGCGAAGTATTCACATTGAACAGGTATCAGAACAGAATCGGCTGCTGTAAGTGCATTCACGGTAATTATGCCCAACGAGGGAGAACAATCGATCAATATAAAATCGTAGTCGTTGTTAAGAGGGAGCAACAGGTCTCGAAGTTTTTTCTCTCTGTTATCCATCTGCACCATCTCCAGTTCTGCTCCCACCAGATTTATATGTGATGAGATGATATCGATGTTTTCAAAGGGGGTTTGTTGCACAGCCTCCCTTGAAGAACATTTGCCGATCAATCCCTCATAAATGGTGTAGGTGGTTTTTTTAATATCAATACCTAAACCTGAAGAGGCGTTTGCCTGAGGATCGGCATCAACTACCAGGACTTTTTTCTCCAAAGCAGCAAGCGAAGCTGCAAGATTAATCGTAGTAGTGGTTTTTCCCACTCCTCCCTTTTGATTCGCCAAAGCAATAACTCTACCCATAATTTTCAATTTACAGCTGGCATCATTTTTTCAATGTGGCTTATATAAACAAATACACAATCTGCTCATTACTTAATGAAAACAATCCAGTTTAAACAGCAAAATAAATAATAAATCGGTAAATAATGTGTTAATTATTTAAAACGTTGATCTTTTTGTTGATAAATTGAAATAATCAGGGGTAAAAGAACACTTTTAAAATATAATATCTGTGTTCTTCTCATTTTTCTTCAGCTGATTATTCTTCTGATAAAAAAAATATTTTTCACCGAAAGCTGGTTTTAACTCATTAAACCAGGTAGCTTTTTTATCATACGCGGCGAAAAAAGGAATATCCACTAAGTCGGGATTACGACACTGAAGGAACCTAAGTACAAACACTTTTTCCCCTCTTACCTCTGTAATACCCATAATCTGAATTTTACCCGGGTCGGCACTCATGCTTGGGCCGCGTACAGTACGGCAAACACCGCTAACACTACGATAAGCTTTACGGAATATATTCCACGCTTTTTCCAGTGAAACTTCGAAAAATGCTTTTGAGCCAGTATCACGCGCTATGAACATATAATAGGGAATCATGCCCTGCGCCACCTGCTCTTTCCACATGTCGCCCCATATAACGTGATCATCGTTAATATGACGTAAGAGCGGCGATTGTGTCCTTATCTGTGCACCTGTATTCTGTATCCTTTCCACAGCCTGCTTCACAGCATCGGTAGAAAGTTCTGCCGGATGATTGAAATGAGCCTGAAAAGCAAGATGTTTGCCAGCTTTTTTTACTTTTTCGAAAAGACGTAACAAATCGTCTGCATCCTTGTCCGTCAGAAACCGATAGGGCCAATAGGACAGCGTCTTTGAACCTATACGGATATTCCGTATATGTGAAAATTCTTTTGTCAGCAGTGGTTCAATATATGCAGAAATAATGTTTGCCTTTGCAGTAAGCGGATCACCACCTGTAAAAAGCACATCGGTAACCTTAGTGTGTGTAAGAAGATATTTGTGAAGAAGACCGGCCTCTTTCATTGCAAACTTCAATTCATTCATCCCGATGAACTGCGGCCAGCGGAAACAAAATGTGCAATATGCATGGCATGTTTGACCCTGGCTAGGAAAAAAGAGCACTGTCTCGCGATATTTGTGCTGAATACCGTGCAACCTGATACCATCTAAAGCAGGAACGTTGTAACTTTGTCCGGCAGGATTGGGATTAAGCTCCATGCGAATTTCGTTAACTTTATTTTTTAATCCCGGTTCATCATCTGCATAAAGCAGTTTTTTAACCTGCGAGTAATGATTTTTCGAAAGCATCTCTTTTCTTGGGAAAGTAAGGGTGAAGATAGGATCTTCCGGCACATTATTCCAGTTTATCAACTGCTCCACAACATAGTTATTAGATTTAAAAGGCAGCACTTGGCCTACAACTTCGATAGCCTCCTTTTCATCTTTGCTTAATGAACTTAATTGTGGTATATCTGTATAATTCCGCAAGATATAATTTCTATATTTGATTGTTTCCATATTTTTAAACGTTACCATAATGGGTGAACTTCAGAAAAATTAAAGTCACGTAGCACCATGGGATAAGAAGTAATTATTGTAGTTCGGAAATCAAAAATAAAACAAAAGCATCAAAAAGACAACTCAATTAACGCATTTTTTGCTTTTTTTATAAGCCAAAAAAACAGTTTGATATTGTTTTTCATCCTTTACAAGAAAAGATTTTCTCAATAATACCACTATTTATAAATATAATGATTACTTTTGCAGTCCGATGAAAATGTTATTTAAACATACACACTTCCGTAAAGCAACAGACTTAGTCCGACGATGCTTTTAAATTATACAGGCAATATTTTGTCTGTATCCTCTCCTTTTATCTTTTTTCGCCAAAAGGTTACTTGTAACAACAAATATCAATTTATTTTATTATTATTATTATTGTTTTAGGATGAATGTAGAAATTCATATAGCAAACAGCAACTTCATAGGTTATGCGCAGGAGATTTGCGATTTAATTTATGAATCGGCACAAGCCCGGGGTACAGGCATTGCAAAACGCAGTGCAGAATATGTTGCTGAAAAGATTGAAGCAGGCAAGGCAGTAATCGCCCTCGATGGCGATAAACTGGTGGGATTCTCATACATTGAGACGTTTAGCCACAAACGGTTTGTGGCAAATTCGGGGTTGGTGGTGCATCCCGACTACCGTAATCAGGGGCTGGCAAAGAGGATCAAACGTAAAATCTTCGATCTATCACGAAGGCTTTATCCAAACGCCAAAATATTCAGTATAACCACCGGCCTGGCGGTGATGAAAATGAATACCGAGCTGGGATTCAAACCAGTCACTTTCTCAGAACTAACCGACGATGAAGAGTTTTGGAAAGGATGCCAGGGTTGCAGGAACTACGATATCCTGCAACGCAACAACTATAAAATGTGCCTTTGTACCGGACTTCTTTACGATTCGAAGACACAGCCGGCGGTGCAGGCGAGCCCCTTCGCAAAAAAAGTGGTGAAACCGGTTATTAAGAGAAGAAAAGCAAATAAAATGTTTAAAAAATGAAACAAAAAGTAGTTTTAGCATTCAGCGGCGGCCTGGACACGTCGTTCTGTGTACCATGGCTCATTAACGAAAAAGGGCTGGAAGTACATACGGTAATAGTTAATACCGGAGGCTTCTCCGATGATGAGTCGAAACGCATTGAAGAGCGTGCTCTCACACTGGGTGCCACATCACACACATGCATTGATGCTGTTGATGATTATTATGCAAAAGGCATCAGGTACCTGATATTCGGGAATGTGTTAAAAAACAACACTTATCCTTTGTCTGTAAGCTCGGAGCGATTCTTTCAGGCTATGGCAGTAATGGAGCATGTAAAAAAACTGAATGCCGATTTCGTTGCACACGGGAGTACCGGTGCCGGAAACGACCAGATACGTTTCGACCTGGTGTTTGAAGTGCTTGCACCTGAAGTAAAAATAATTGCTCCCATCAGAGAGCTGGCACTTTCGCGCCAGCAGGAGATAGATTATCTGAAAGAGAAGGGATTCGACTTCTCCTGGGAGAAATCTAAATACTCAATCAACCAGGGTATATGGGGAACAAGCGTAGGAGGTGTGGAGACTCTTAAATCGTCGGGAGTACTGCCCGAAGAGGCCTACCCGTCGCAGGTTACCGACTGGGGTACTGAACGAATTACAATTGGTTTTGAAAAGGGAGAGCCTCTCATTCTGAACGGAGAGAAGATGAATCCCGTAAATCTGATACACGCCTTGCATCAGAAAGCTTCGAAATATGGTATCGGTCGCGATGTGCATGTGGGCGACACCATTATTGGAACAAAAGGGCGCGTAGCCTTCGAAGCGCCGGCACCACTGATTATTGTAAAGGCTCATCACCTGCTCGAGAAGCATGTTCTTACCAAGCAGCAGCTCTACTGGAAAGATCAGCTTTCCAACTGGTATGGCCAGCTGATGCATGAAGCTCAGTACCTGGAGCCGGTTATGCGTAATATTGAAACATTCCTCAACGATACACAGAAATTTGTCTCGGGTGAAGTGGAGGTGGAACTGCGCCCCTATCATTTCGCGGTTTTAGGCTGCTCAAGTGATTATGATCTTATGAGCCCAAGATTCGGTGAGTACGGAGAGACAAACAAATCGTTTTCGGGAGAGGATGTAGTGGGATTTACGAAAGTTACTGCCAATCCGTTAAAAATATATTATACCATTCACGACAATGATTAATGTAAGTATTGCAGGAGGAACTGGTTATACGGCAGGTGAACTGCTGCGTATCCTGCTGCGCCACCCTGAAGCGAACATAGAATCGGTTATAAGCACCACCTCGGCGGGTATGCAGGTTG
Protein-coding sequences here:
- a CDS encoding GNAT family N-acetyltransferase — encoded protein: MNVEIHIANSNFIGYAQEICDLIYESAQARGTGIAKRSAEYVAEKIEAGKAVIALDGDKLVGFSYIETFSHKRFVANSGLVVHPDYRNQGLAKRIKRKIFDLSRRLYPNAKIFSITTGLAVMKMNTELGFKPVTFSELTDDEEFWKGCQGCRNYDILQRNNYKMCLCTGLLYDSKTQPAVQASPFAKKVVKPVIKRRKANKMFKK
- a CDS encoding KamA family radical SAM protein: METIKYRNYILRNYTDIPQLSSLSKDEKEAIEVVGQVLPFKSNNYVVEQLINWNNVPEDPIFTLTFPRKEMLSKNHYSQVKKLLYADDEPGLKNKVNEIRMELNPNPAGQSYNVPALDGIRLHGIQHKYRETVLFFPSQGQTCHAYCTFCFRWPQFIGMNELKFAMKEAGLLHKYLLTHTKVTDVLFTGGDPLTAKANIISAYIEPLLTKEFSHIRNIRIGSKTLSYWPYRFLTDKDADDLLRLFEKVKKAGKHLAFQAHFNHPAELSTDAVKQAVERIQNTGAQIRTQSPLLRHINDDHVIWGDMWKEQVAQGMIPYYMFIARDTGSKAFFEVSLEKAWNIFRKAYRSVSGVCRTVRGPSMSADPGKIQIMGITEVRGEKVFVLRFLQCRNPDLVDIPFFAAYDKKATWFNELKPAFGEKYFFYQKNNQLKKNEKNTDIIF
- the argG gene encoding argininosuccinate synthase, whose amino-acid sequence is MKQKVVLAFSGGLDTSFCVPWLINEKGLEVHTVIVNTGGFSDDESKRIEERALTLGATSHTCIDAVDDYYAKGIRYLIFGNVLKNNTYPLSVSSERFFQAMAVMEHVKKLNADFVAHGSTGAGNDQIRFDLVFEVLAPEVKIIAPIRELALSRQQEIDYLKEKGFDFSWEKSKYSINQGIWGTSVGGVETLKSSGVLPEEAYPSQVTDWGTERITIGFEKGEPLILNGEKMNPVNLIHALHQKASKYGIGRDVHVGDTIIGTKGRVAFEAPAPLIIVKAHHLLEKHVLTKQQLYWKDQLSNWYGQLMHEAQYLEPVMRNIETFLNDTQKFVSGEVEVELRPYHFAVLGCSSDYDLMSPRFGEYGETNKSFSGEDVVGFTKVTANPLKIYYTIHDND